The DNA segment GCCGCACGCCCGGTAGATTGTCACCAGCGCGTCGGCGTCGGGGACTTCGACCGCGATTCGGCAGGGGGTCGCCTCGGCGTCCTCCTGGAGGACGACGTCGTGGTGGCGACTGCCCCACGTCAGGGCGGCGTAACCGTCGTACCGCTCCCGGACGTCGAGTCCGAGGACGGCGGCGTAGAACTCGACCGACCGGTCGGCGTCCGAAACCGCGGCGTGGACGTGGCCAACCGACGGTCGCTTCGGCGAACTCATACGTCCCGTCGGCGGTACGGTGATAAAAATCGGTCGCTCGTCGCCCGCCCGCTCTCACCCGTCGGAGTTCGGGTCGGCCGGCGCGCTCGCACCTCCGAGGCCTGGTCGGCCCGCGTTCTCGATGGTGATGCTACCGTCGGTCCCGTTCCCGACGGTCACGTTGCCGTCGGTCGCGTTCGCGACGGTCCGGTTGAGTCGGTCGAGCACCTCCGGGCTGAAGTAGTCGTTCAGCCCCACCGGGAGCGGGTGGACGGTCAGTCGGACGTAACCGTCGCAGGCCCGACCGCCGGAGACGCGGTAGGCGGTTCCGGGTTCGACCCGCTTTTCGGTGTACATCCACGTCTGGGCGATGCCGCCGATCTCCTCCTCCGGACCGAACAGCCCGGAGGTGGCGGTCGGGTCGACGACGGCGGCTACCTGGCGACGCCACGTCTCCGGCGCATCCTCGGCGAAGCAGACCGGCGGCGGTCGCTGGCCCGGCGAGAGGTCCTCGCCCGCGACGACGATTCGGTTCGCGTAGTCGGCCTCGAGGAGTTCGTTCTCCGGCACGATCATCTGGAAGTAGTCGAGCGCCGGGTTCTCCTGTCCCTGCGCGCCCGCACCCGCCGACCGGTCGGCGGGCGCGGACCGTTTCGGGTCGGCCAACTCGTCGGCTTCGGCGTCATTGACGCCGAAGCCGACCCCGAACAGTCCGACCGAAGCGGTCGCGCGCTGGAGGAACGCCCGCCTGTCGAGTGAACCTCGTTCGTCGTTCATGGCACAGGTTCCACGGGAGTCTCGGCAATAAGTCGTGGGGCGGCCGGCGGTTCGAGGGCGGTTGCCTTACTCCCCGCGGTCGAGGTCGTAGCGCTCGGCGGCCGACTCGAACGTCGCCTCCGACTGCTCGCGCGACCGGCGGCCCTCCTTCTCGGCGAGGGCTTCCGGGTCGGGGCCGACGTCGTCGTCGATGCGCGCCCACGACTTGTGGACCTTCGCGTGGCACCACCGACAGAGGAAGACGGTTATCTCGTGGCTCAGGGTTTCGCCCTCGCCCGCGTACGAGAGGTGGTGCTCTTCGAGCAGGGGCCGCTCGTCGGAGTGGGCCATCCGGCGCTCTTCGAGGCCGCACCGGACGCACTCGCGGGCGCGGTTCTGACACCGGTAGTGCGGACAGTCCTGCCAGTTCCAGTCCGAATCGGGGTCGGCGGCCGGGCAGTTCAGATCGTCCTCGCGGCGCTCGCGGGCGAACTCGGGGTCCTGCTGGGGGTGCTCGAAGGCGTATCGACACTTGCCCTCGTCGGTGAGGTGGTCGCAGACCCCCGCGTGGGCGTAGGGGTCGTCCACGCCGACGGAGGTCCCGGAGGGCGTCTCCTTCATGCGTTCGTCACCCTCTCGGTCGCCATCGGATAAAAACGTACGGCAGTGGCCGTCGGCTTCCGGCCGCGGTCGGCGAGCGCGGGAACTACCGCGCGTCCTCGGCGAACTCGTCGGTCGACACGACGACCTCGTCGTCGGTGATGCGGGTGATTCGGTCCTCGCGGAGTCGGTAGTACTCGTCGTCCTCGTCGGCGCCGAGTCGCGACATTATCTTCTCGGCGATGCTCGGGTGCGGGTCGACGAAGGCGACGCCGTCGCTGACGTCCATCACTTCGCCGACTTTGTCGCCGCTGGCGTCGACGACCGGCTTGCCCTCGTCGTCTTCCGTCGGCATGAACCGCACCTCCTCGTCGTCGGTTTCGAGGTCCGTATCGGCCTCGACCGCGGCGGCGTCGCGCTCGACCAGGCCGGATTCGACGGTCCGCTCGCTCGTCGTCTCGCGGTCGAGGAGTTCGCCGTCGACGACTTCGGTCGTGAGACGGCTTCGCTCGGTTATCTCGCGCTCGGATAGCCGGCGGGCGGTGAGGTACGTGGTGAGCGTGTCGTCTCCCGTGAACTCGCTCTCGATGTCGTACGTCTCGGTGTCGACGACCTCGCCCTCGCTCACGTCGGCGTCCACGTCGATGACGTCGCCCGAGAGCAGTTGGCGGTGGACGGCGTCGGCGTCGATGTCGACGTCGACGTCTCGGCCCTCGACCTCTTCGGTCCCGGTGACGTTGACGTCGGTGACGTCGGTTCGGACCGTGTAGCGGTCGAGTTGCTCGATGGTGGCCTTCCAGTCCTCCTGAACTTCGACGGTGACGTCGAACGGGTGCTCGTCGTAGTTTCCGGCGAGGCCGGTCGTCTCGTCGTCGGCGAGGAATCGCTCGGTTCCGTACGCGCCCACGTAGTCGAAGTCCGTGTCCTCGGCGGTGACGTCGCACGTCTGGCACTCCCGACCGAGCAACTCGATGTCGACCACGTTTCGCTCGACGGTTTCGCGGTCGACGACCTCGCTTTCGACGGTGGCCTCCTCGACGATCGTCTCTTCGATCACCGTCGTCTCGGTGACGGTGCCGGTTATCGTCTCGCCCTCTATCAGCTGCCGTTCGGCCTCTTCGCGGTCGAGGTCGTCGGATTCGACGCGTTCGAGCGCGGCGCTCCGGTCGGTCATCTCGAACGGTTCGCGGTCCTCCGTCTCGCCGTAGTACGCGACGACGCGGTCCTCATCGTCGACTTCGCGGTGGAACGTGTCCCAGTCGAGGCGCTCGTGGTCGGTCGTCACGTCGCGCTCGCGGACGAGCCGTATCTCCCCGCCCTCGCGGACGGGTACGGCGTCGTGTTCGTCGGCCCACGTCTCGATGTCGTCGCGGTCGCTCGTGATTCTCGGTTGTGCCATCGTGAATCCCCCGTTCGAGACATTGGTGGTCCTACGGAGTTAAGTAGAATGGCCGCCTCGACGGTCGTATCACCGTTCTACGGGCCACCAGCCTCTTTTGGCTGAGGTCCGTACGGCTCTTCGGGGGAGAGATAATGAGCAACCGCGACACGGACGCCGAGTACGACATGGAACGGGACGTGGACGCCGACATGGACCCGAACCCGTACGAACGCGGAAAGTGGCTCTCGGGTATCATCGCGCTTCTCGGAGTGTGGATGCTCCTCGAAGCGTTCCTGTTCGACATCGTCGCGTCGCAGTTCTGGAACGACGTCATCGTCGGCGCGCTCCTGCTCGTCGTCGGCGGTTACAACTACTCCCGTCGGGGAAGCGACAAGGTCGGAAGCGTCGCTGCCGCGGCGATCGCCGCGCTGGCCGGTCTGTGGCTCGTGGCGGCGCCGTTCATGTTCGGGTGGGACGGCGGAACGACCGAGGCGGTGAACGCGCTCGCGTTCTGGAACGACATCGTCGTCGGCCTCCTCGCGCTGGCCATCGGCGCGTTCAGCGCCTACGCGGCCCACGATCAGAAACAGGACGCCAAGCGACTGGGGCGGGAAGCGTAACCCGCACGAATCCCGCTCGGTCGCGTCGTCGTTCGAACCGCGCTACCACTCGCCGAATTTCTCTCGCCGATAGACGGAAACGTGGTATCGGGTCAGCATCACCGAAAACACCACCACGAGCACTCCGAAGAGGCCGATGTAGGCGAGCGGCCCCTCGTGAACGAATCCGTTGAGGAACTGTAACAGCGCGAACACGGGCAGGCTGAAGGTGTAGACGCCGGTTCGCACCGGGAACTCGCGGGCCATCTCGAAGAACATCGTGCCGTCGTCGGTCGTGCCGTCGTTCATGGTCCTCGTCTCCCCGGGTATATCTCGTTCACCGACTTTCGAGGATGGAGTATAGGTTTTTCGGAGGACGGCGACGGAGCGGCGTCGGGGGTCGCGTCGTCTGGACGCGGTGGGTCC comes from the Halorussus vallis genome and includes:
- a CDS encoding VOC family protein; translation: MSSPKRPSVGHVHAAVSDADRSVEFYAAVLGLDVRERYDGYAALTWGSRHHDVVLQEDAEATPCRIAVEVPDADALVTIYRACGERGVEAAPVDHGISKALYFPDPDGNELEVYLDARDSDDGLGTYLDALVGGDEPPFEARTESFDPDSLAG
- a CDS encoding DUF7097 family protein, with the protein product MKETPSGTSVGVDDPYAHAGVCDHLTDEGKCRYAFEHPQQDPEFARERREDDLNCPAADPDSDWNWQDCPHYRCQNRARECVRCGLEERRMAHSDERPLLEEHHLSYAGEGETLSHEITVFLCRWCHAKVHKSWARIDDDVGPDPEALAEKEGRRSREQSEATFESAAERYDLDRGE
- a CDS encoding SPW repeat domain-containing protein — protein: MSNRDTDAEYDMERDVDADMDPNPYERGKWLSGIIALLGVWMLLEAFLFDIVASQFWNDVIVGALLLVVGGYNYSRRGSDKVGSVAAAAIAALAGLWLVAAPFMFGWDGGTTEAVNALAFWNDIVVGLLALAIGAFSAYAAHDQKQDAKRLGREA
- a CDS encoding twin-arginine translocation signal domain-containing protein produces the protein MNDERGSLDRRAFLQRATASVGLFGVGFGVNDAEADELADPKRSAPADRSAGAGAQGQENPALDYFQMIVPENELLEADYANRIVVAGEDLSPGQRPPPVCFAEDAPETWRRQVAAVVDPTATSGLFGPEEEIGGIAQTWMYTEKRVEPGTAYRVSGGRACDGYVRLTVHPLPVGLNDYFSPEVLDRLNRTVANATDGNVTVGNGTDGSITIENAGRPGLGGASAPADPNSDG